In one window of Episyrphus balteatus chromosome 3, idEpiBalt1.1, whole genome shotgun sequence DNA:
- the LOC129914965 gene encoding transcription factor Adf-1-like: MVFERELIRLVKQKKCLFQTKARSGRDKEERLNEWQRVANALQKPVVECKQRWRSLRDRFVREKKKIDFGDAPQDSDQQWEYYEMMKFLIPSVKPRKSRISKVQIEGAKIYLNQQFSGNFANISNSLYDDRSPSVVNANHSFDEMFDDTETTTLHGYNVESHPNNETEEVSMVDDEDFTDQKPSYAFKQEEDLKDDEFESYNNYPMVKISQLTPSSPNENQRIYSKTYENSASTSKQSEAVTTTMTPETATTSIPEPTVAFMELMKTVTSEINKVLAEEKDENDLFLECMAKKMNERLKIHMYYWLIFFLGNYKFIEKCTSQGKINGTFL, from the exons aTGGTCTTTGAAAGAGAATTGATTAGATTAGTGAAGCAGAAGAAAtgtttatttcaaacaaaagctaGATCGGGGAGAGATAAGGAAGAACGCTTAAATGAATGGCAACGTGTAGCAAATGCGTTGCAAAAACCAG tggtTGAATGCAAACAGAGATGGCGAAGTTTACGAGACCGTTTCGTGagagagaaaaagaaaatagattTCGGTGACGCACCGCAAGATAGTGACCAACAATGGGAATACtatgaaatgatgaaatttttaATCCCCTCTGTGAAGCCCAg AAAAAGTAGAATATCAAAAGTTCAAATAGAAGGCGCCAAAATATATTTGAATCAACAATTTAGTGGTAATTTTGCAAACATTAGCAATAGCCTTTATGATGATAGATCACCGTCAGTTGTCAATGCGAATCATTCATTTGATGAAATGTTCGATGATACAGAAACAACAACACTTCACGGATACAATGTTGAATCTCATCCGAATAATGAAACCGAAGAAGTGTCGATGGTGGACGATGAGGATTTTACAGACCAAAAACCATCATATGCTTTCAAACAAGAAGAAGACTTAAAAGATGATGAATTTGAAAGTTATAATAATTATCCAATGGTAAAAATATCCCAGTTAACTCCTTCTAGTCCAAATGAAAACCAaagaatttattcaaaaaccTATGAAAATAGTGCATCTACTTCAAAACAATCAGAAGCAGTTACTACGACGATGACACCGGAAACGGCAACAACTTCTATTCCAGAGCCAACAGTTGCTTTTATGGAACTCATGAAAACAGTTACATCGGAAATCAATAAAGTTTTGGCTGAAGAGAAAGAtgaaaatgatttgtttttggagTGCATGGCAAAGAAAATGAATGAAAGGCTTAAAATTCATATGTATTActggttgatattttttttaggaaattataaatttattgagAAGTGCACTAGTCAAggcaaaattaacggtaccttcTTGTGA